Below is a genomic region from Pseudomonas extremaustralis.
GCGTGCCGCTGCTGGTCTGTGCGCCGGGGCAATTCGCGCCGGGCCGCGTGACCCAGGCTGTCTCCACCGCCGACCTGCTGCCGACCCTGGTGGAACTGGCCGGCGGCGAGCTCGACCCACGCCTGCCGCTGGACGGCCGCTCGCTGGTCCCGCACTTGCAAGGGCAGGGCGGCCACGACGAAGTGTTCGGCGAGTACATGGCCGAAGGCACCCTCAGCCCGCTGATGATGATTCGCCGAGGCGCCTACAAATTCATCTACAGCGAAGACGACCCCTGCCTGCTGTTCGATGTGCACAACGACCCACGGGAACAGGAAGAACTCAGCCAGTCGCCGCCGCATCGGGCACTGTTCGACGCCTTCCTGGCGCAAGCGCGGGCCAAATGGGACATCCCGGCGATCCACCAGCAGGTGCTCGCCAGCCAACGCCGTCGTCGCCTGGTGTTCGAGGCGCTGACCCAGGGCAAGCTGAAGAGCTGGGATCACCAGCCACTGGTGGACGCCAGTCAGCAATACATGCGCAACCATATCGACCTCGACGATCTGGAGCGCAAGGCACGTTATCCACAACCCTGCCAAGACCAATAAATCAGAGGGAAGGCCATGCAAAAATTGACTGTAGTGCTGGGGCTGCTGGCGTTGAGCAGCGCCCATGTGTACGCGGACGCCAGTTGCGGGACGGTGAAGATGGCCGATCCGGGCTGGAGCGACATTGCCGCCACCAATGCCATCACCGCTTTTCTGTTGAACGGCATGGGCTACAAGGTCAAGGTCGACACCCTGGCGGTGCCGATCACGTTTGGCGGGCTCAAGGACGGTCAGGTGGACGTGTTCCTGGGTAACTGGATGCCGGCGCAGCAGGGCTTCTACGACAAGTTCGTGGCCAATGGCGAGGTGGTGCAACTGGCGAAGAACCTCGACGGCACCGAATTCACCCTCGCCGTGCCGGATTACGTGTGGGACGCCGGCGTGCGTGACTTCAAGGACCTGAATACATTCGCCGACAAGTTCGACAAGAAAATCTACGGCATCGGCTCCGGCGCGCCGGCCAATCTCTCGTTGCAGGAGATCATCAAGAAGAACGACTTCGACCTCGGCCAATGGAAGCTGATCGAGTCCAGCGAACAGGCGATGCTCGCCGAAGTGTCGCGGGCGGTGAAGAGGCAACGTTTCGTCACCTTCCTCGGCTGGACCCCACACCCGATGAACGTGCAACTGAACATGCATTACCTCAAGGGCGGCGAAAAGTACTTCGGCGACACCGGCAGCGTGTACACCTTGACGCGCAAGGGGTATGCACAAGCCTGCCCCAACGTCGGAAAACTGCTGACCAACCTGAGTTTCACCCAGGCGATGGAGAACAGCATCATGGCCGAGGTGGTCAATAAAAAGGTCAGCAACGCGGCGGCGGCGAAGGCGTGGATCAAGGCGAACCCGGCGGTATTGGATAAATGGCTCGACGGCGTGAAAACCGTGGATGGCCAGGATGCACTGGCGGCCGTAAAAGCCCAGCTCTAACGCCGGGCACTGTACCAATGTGGGAGGGGGCTCACCGCGATCGGGAGCAAGCCCCCTCCCACAAAAGCCGGTGCGTACTGATACCCTTAGCCAAACCTTTCTACCCGAGTTTGCGATGCAAAGGCCCAATCGCCACACGCTCTTCCCCTTCCTTGCCTGGCTACCGCGCCAGACCCGCGCCAGCCTCGGTCGGGACGCGATGGTCGGTCTCAGTGGCGCGGTGCTGGCCTTGCCGCAGTCGATTGCCTACGCCCTCATCGCCGGTCTCCCACCGGAGTACGGCTTGTACGCTGCGATTATTCCGGTATTGATCGCCTGCCTCTGGGGTTCGTCCTGGCACCTGATCTGCGGGCCCACGGCGGCGATTTCCATCGTGCTCTACGCCAGCGTCAGTCCTCTGGCGGTGCCGGGCTCCCAGGACTACATCACCTTGATCCTGTTGCTCACCTTCCTCGCCGGAGTGTTCCAGTGGCTGCTGGGCTTGTTGCGCTTCGGCGCCCTGGTGAATTTTGTCTCCCACTCGGTGGTGCTGGGCTTCACCCTCGGCGCTGCCGTGGTGATTGCCCTGGGGCAGTTGCCCAACCTGCTGGGGCTGGATTTGCCAAGCCAGGCCACGGCGATCAATAGCCTGCTGGCGTTGATCGAGCATGGCGGTGAGTGGGACCACGC
It encodes:
- the choX gene encoding choline ABC transporter substrate-binding protein is translated as MQKLTVVLGLLALSSAHVYADASCGTVKMADPGWSDIAATNAITAFLLNGMGYKVKVDTLAVPITFGGLKDGQVDVFLGNWMPAQQGFYDKFVANGEVVQLAKNLDGTEFTLAVPDYVWDAGVRDFKDLNTFADKFDKKIYGIGSGAPANLSLQEIIKKNDFDLGQWKLIESSEQAMLAEVSRAVKRQRFVTFLGWTPHPMNVQLNMHYLKGGEKYFGDTGSVYTLTRKGYAQACPNVGKLLTNLSFTQAMENSIMAEVVNKKVSNAAAAKAWIKANPAVLDKWLDGVKTVDGQDALAAVKAQL